TTCGTGTCGTTGACAACTTCATCTGAGACAGCTTCTAaaatgagacaaacacaaaatcaagtTGAGGTTCTAAAaattataaagataaaaaatgtgacCAGTCGACTTTGATAATTCTCTCAATAAATGCCACATTATCTTTTAAGTCTAAAGACTAGTTTTAGCTCCTGAGTGAAAGTTGTAGATTTAAAATCTTTAAGCaaagtgacaaacacaaacatgacaaacactgcaaaatattttacatattgatcagttgtgttatacctcctcaatGTGTTAGCACAATGCATATGCATTATATTGAAACTTATATAATATTGATTAATTCCCAGCCCTGTTTACAGGTTTGTTTAATATCTCACGATACACAATTTTGACATAGGACGTCAAATAAGGGGGACAAATTAACTTATtcaaaaaggaacatttaattaaatataccTTTTGCTGTGTCAACCTGGGGAACCTCATCGATCACATCTGATGGTTTGTCTTCTTGTAGATCCTCATTGGCAAAGTCTAGTtctatgaaaaacagaaaataaagccATACAAAAGTTTAAATAAGGATCTCATCAGTGTATCTCAAACATTATTCTTATTAAACTTAACTGACCTTTTTCTAGACACAGCACTGGAGAGCTCTTTGCATTCAGAGTTTTCATGTCAGCCATTTCAGACAGGTCCTCGGATTCTGGCACATGTGCTGGTGTCTCCTGAGGTTCCTCAACACCACAGAGACTCACATCATCAGCCTCGAGAGCTTCAGCTTCCTTTTGTGGGGTCTCGAAGATTTTCTTAACTCCGGTCAAGTACTCTTGCTGTTCAATCTTCTGTTTGGGAGTCTTCATGATTCTCTTCACTCCAGTGAGGCACTCTTGTTGTTCAGGTTTCTGCTTTGGAGTTTTCAAAATCTTCTCCCTCAGGTCCTCAACAGgttcaggtttttgttttgggGTCCTCGTGATCCTCTTCGATCCAGAGAGACACTCGGGTTGTTCTGGTTGCCGTTTGGGAGTTTTTACAGGGCTTGTCTTCACCTTGGTGCTCTTCTGCTCACTAGATTCATCAGAGGGAATCTCTGATGCAGGGAGCACACTGACAAAGCTGGAATCTTTATCTTCATTCAGGAGGCGTTGAACTGCTTCACTGTTGTAACTTCTGTCTTTCACTGTAGATACCAGATTCAGTGGAGAAACCACCATTTCCCctgtaaaacacaacacatttcattaGTTTATAAATCTAATTAGTCTAATTTGACACCCTGTTAGTGTTCGTAATTATAAAGAATTGCCAATGTCACGCACTGCTTAACCCATGTGAACTTgtaagacacaaaaacaaatgcagcagtccaacataaaaatgaacataatataatacaaGCAAAAACGATGTCTTCTTATCCCATACTTAACAAAAGTCAGCTCTACTTTGTAGTCGTTTTCcatcagaaaataaattcatcattcatttatttgtatagaaaaGTTCCTCTTTGTGAAATAGAAAGATTATTTTTCAATCCCCACTCAGAAACAGTAGTATGAAACACTTTACCTGGCCCCTCTGGTGTGTTCAGAACTGATGGTTCGACCACAGATGTGCCCAGAATTCCCCCTGGTGTCTGGTCGACACTTTTATTGATGGCAGAtctcttcttcctttcattTACCGGGGTTTTATACATTTCAGTAATTCCTGAAACCACAATGCACAACATAAGCCAATACAGTAAAGAACAAAGTCTATACAATCAAATTCGTTAGACCAGAAAAGGCTAAATACCAGTCAAGTCCTCGTCCATTTTCATGTTCTTTTTTAAGAGGGCAATATTGGTGACCACTCCTGGTGCAGCCCCAGTTGGGTGTAAGACGCTTTGTGTGTGCGCTCTGCCCACAATGATGGTAGCAGGTGAATCTGCGTGTCCGGTGCTGACGTGGCCTTTGATGTTTCTTGCAGGTGTCTAAGAAATTGAGAAAGAAAATTATTAGGGTTTTCAGCAGTAAATtagtaaacacattttaaaattaaaatacattacacATTATACTCAAGTGAGGGACCTCCAGTAAGGAATACAATTTATTTCTAAAAGCAACAATTTTGCATTAGAATAACAGCTTCTAAACTAATACTTATTTGTAACAGGAAGAATGGTGACCCTTTCATTTCCACTCCCTTCCTTAATGCCTGTTCATGCACCGAGTAACTGTGGTGAACATGTCCACTCCACCACAAGAATTTTCCAACTGATAGACTATTAACATCCAGAACTTggcccagcaagttcaagagtaatgcaAACCGTAGATCAATTAAGACTTCGAGGGCATTAAAAACAGGGTTTATCACCAATATTCCGCATGAAAACTTACAAGAGTTTGAGGTGTTTTACTAGGGTTGCAACAGTATGAGATTCTTATGTTACCATAACCACTCACAAAATGTGTCATTGTATACTGAAGTTCAAATATGATTAACTACAATGAGCCAGTGTTTTGTGAACTACCCAGACTGTGGCGACCCACCATAATGTCTTTtgtcctgctgcagtttcaaaATAAGCCAACGGTTTACACTTTTCATCATAAGATCAAACTTGTGTTTTGTTACCGCCTTGTGGCTGCAGAGGTCGCTGTTGCTTTGACAgatttattatgaaaaaaaaaaaatctacttttgTTTATAATAACTCCAACAAGTTAGTTGTTGCAAGACTTGCAACGAAGCAAGGATGTAAATGTGCCATGTTGGTGTTACAGTGTCCGTTTACCTGTGGTTTGGACACAGTCTTCTTTGTGGTCTTTTTGGTGACCATCTTTATAGCTGGAGCAGCCACTTGAGCCTTAGGTTGACCAAATTTCACAATGTCCACCCAGGAATTTTTCactgaaaggagaaaaaaaattaagtgtatttttgttCATCGTTTCAATAGTTATAAACAGCACTGATGAAGTACTTTAACTCGTGTTATAATACGTGAATGATAAATGCAGTTTGATCGCTTTATAACTATTTAACACTGTAAAAGTTGCTATTGTTGATGGGAAGACAAAAGGAAATACTTCTAATATAAAAGATCTTACAGATTTCAGGGTATAATGTACCTTTCATAGAGGCCCGTGAGATGCCACTCCTGCGGATCACTTTTACAGAGCTCTTGGCAATAATTGGGGTCTTTCTTGAGGTGCTCTTCATGCTCTTCCTCTTCAGAGGTATTTTGGGGGTTAACGTGACAGAGTCTTCTGCCACTGGAGATGGCGTGATGATGCGGGACACAGAGAAGCGCCCTTGCACTGTGGGAGTTGAGGGAGAACTTCCTCTTACAGAAGATGGGGTCTTGGGGGATTTCTTTGCAGGAGTTGCTGCCTTGGGAGAAGTGGACCTTGACTTTGGCGATTTCTTTCCAGGAGATGCTGCCTTGGGAGAAGAGGACTTTGAGTTCGGTGACTTCTTTCCAGGTGAAGAGGCcttaggttaaaaaaaagatacattttaaacaagATAATGTGAGTCATAACTGTTTTTATGGTCACATTTTGATACTTGAGTCACGATCTGTTAAAATCTTACCTTCAAGAGTCCAATGGCTGATGCTCTTCTCAGGAGTGACTGTTGGGGTTTATACAGAGACAAGCTTCTCCGTGGAAAGGCTCCCTTGCTTAATGGAGAGTCAGGAGGAAGTCGTTTATCAAACAACTCTGGGCTCAGGGCACCTCCAAAGGAAACACGCTTCCTCTTCATTTGTGATGTGGGCAAGTCAGCCGCAAGTTTCCCACATTTGCGCTTTTTGGTCGTCTCTTTTactaaaaatgaataaatgattacTGATCATGTTGTCATCCACCAAACATCTTAACACACATGAATGAATAATTATTGCAAATTAGTCAAAACACTTAAATTGAATTTGGACAAGAGTGTTCAATACCTTGTTCAGCTTTCCCAGAGTTCCTTGGTGATTTCCTCTGAACGGGCTCTGGTTCAACAGCAGTCACTGCTGGTTTAACTGGTGTGGTCtccctgctgcttcttctcacCGTTGACTTTGGAGTTTCAACACAAACTTGGCCAACAACCTCAGATGCACTGAACCTCTGGGGGGTTACACGGGTTCTCCTCTGAGGTGAAGTTGTTTCAGACTTGATCACATGATCAACTTCTTCAGCTGCAGGTCCGGGATTCTCAGAAGATGTTGGGGGTgacttcttctgcttcttcacaGACTTTGGGGTCTCAGTATTACAACTCTCATCTTGCCCCTTGATTTCGTCAGCTTCAGGAATTACTTTAGCCTCATTCTTCATCTTAGGAGTGCCTTGGTCTTCTTTGAAAATGACAGGTTTTACATCGCTTTTCCTGACAGACGCAGGTTTTGGGGTGCAAAACTTTGAGGCAGGAGTTTGAAGCAAACTGGCAGAAGATTTACGAGGGGTCTTGACATCCAGAgacttttttatcatttgatACAGATCATTGAATGGGGAGTTGGTCTTGTTTTGCAGCAGGGTGGCATCCTCCTTGGACTCCACCTCCACTGTGTTCTCCAGGGTTCGTTGGATGTTGTCATGATTAGTTCCATCTtgcgaacaaacaaacaaaaaaaatttgtATCAATGGCCAGTACACCCAACAGTCCAAATATATTTGGAACTAAAATCTGAGGTCCTAGGCTAAAGAAAAACTGGCATCAAATCCCTGTCCTTGGGACACACTGTACATAAAATAACTCACAAAATGCTATTCACCTGTAAATGCACTAATCATGCAACATTTTCCgtttcactgacacacatttcctgtgttaaACTAATCAATATATGCAATGTTCAAATGTAGCACTCTTATTGTGCTAATTCAGATTAACCACCATCAGACAATCTCACCTGTGAACACTTCAGAGAGCTTCCTTTCTCCTGTTTCAACAGTGAAAGTGTCCACCACTTGCTGATCCTGAAGAACCTAGGCAAAAGATACTTTCcttaacacatttataaaatcaATGCAGAGTGAAGGCACAATTTGAGGAGCTAGGATGGCTGAAATTTGAAGTGATAACCAGTTGGTTAAAGTAAATTACTTTGAGGGTTTCACTTTTGCCTCCTGCGGAAGATCTCTTCTTTGGTGTTGGTGCTGGAGGATACTCAAACCTGAAACAACAAAGTGCAATAAAATGTACCTATGATCTTTCTTACATTGGTCATGACAATTATTAAAGCCTGAGTAAAGAGCGTTtgtattttacacttttattcTGTCCAGGAAATGTtctttaagataaaaaaaaatggtatTCTTAGAGTAAATACCCATGACCACGAAGGTAAgtggagaaaataaacaatcaatGTGTGTTAGACCTTCAGACATAACTATAAAACTGGTACTTGTTGCACAGTTCTAAAAAGGGACAGTTGCCTCATGACTGCTTTAGAGACAATACAAACAGTATTTTCAGCTGTTTAACACAAGTCCAACCATGCATGTATGTAAGGGTCATATTATTACTTAATAGCAAATGCTATAATACACAATTCAATTAATGAGTTAATTCTCAATAGTGAAAACAATGGAAAAATGACTCTTCCTACAAACAGGACAGCAAACTCCGTAAACGTTTTGCAAGACTCACCTGAAAGAACGGTCAATAACTGTTATCACATCTCCATGCTTCAAACGCTCAGACTGCTCCAGAGCCTCCCCGTTGATTCGGGTCGGATTCACTGAGCTCAAATTTGTCAAAACAACCtggaagacagaaaaataaaagtcacttcaaaacactgtaaagtAGATAAAGGCaaaaatactactactacttgtCAGACTTAATTTCAGTTGTCAATTCAAATTATTTAAGTAACCAGATTATTTTTAATCAGAAtcctttttattgccaagtatattttcacatacaggaaattgatACTTAATATCTACAAATTGAACAATGAAATGACGTGCAACTATTCAATCACAATTTAGGTTAAAACACATATGTTCATACTGTCACGTTCGCTACAAGCAATGTTAcctctttattttcattcaggTCAATTCTGCAGTGCTCCTTGGAGACTTGAGGAAGCTGAATACGAATGTCACAGTCAGGTTTCCTGTAAGATCACAAGCAAGTGTGTCAACAAGAGACACATTCAGCAACATGTAATCTAAACCTCACCGTGCTACGTGTCACTGAACCACTATCAGTTAGATGGGGGAAAGAAACTAGGTGTGTTGGCCCTGAACTGTAAAACTGTTGCTTGCTGTATAGTTCCAGAGGACAGCTGTCTTGTGGCTCCTATACAAAGAGCATTTGCAGCTGTTGAACATGTGAGGCCCAACAACACGTGTATATGAGGGTAATTGTACTTAATGTTCTTAAAGTCATTTTGATGGTAAGTGAATGAAATGTTGCAACATGTGTACAAGTAACGTGGAGAAGTGAACTGGAGGTTTGAATTTGCAAAATGGAGTCTGCAGATCTTTATGTAAGAACAGGAGAGAACATGCATGTAGGATTGTGACGTGGGAGGCTGATGGCCCGCCTCAAAACCGCAGAGGACTTTTACAACACTTTGTCCCTTCATC
This is a stretch of genomic DNA from Hippoglossus stenolepis isolate QCI-W04-F060 chromosome 21, HSTE1.2, whole genome shotgun sequence. It encodes these proteins:
- the mki67 gene encoding proliferation marker protein Ki-67 isoform X1 translates to MPLHGKIVVIKRSGGDGTEFPLTATCMFGRKPDCDIRIQLPQVSKEHCRIDLNENKEVVLTNLSSVNPTRINGEALEQSERLKHGDVITVIDRSFRFEYPPAPTPKKRSSAGGKSETLKVLQDQQVVDTFTVETGERKLSEVFTDGTNHDNIQRTLENTVEVESKEDATLLQNKTNSPFNDLYQMIKKSLDVKTPRKSSASLLQTPASKFCTPKPASVRKSDVKPVIFKEDQGTPKMKNEAKVIPEADEIKGQDESCNTETPKSVKKQKKSPPTSSENPGPAAEEVDHVIKSETTSPQRRTRVTPQRFSASEVVGQVCVETPKSTVRRSSRETTPVKPAVTAVEPEPVQRKSPRNSGKAEQVKETTKKRKCGKLAADLPTSQMKRKRVSFGGALSPELFDKRLPPDSPLSKGAFPRRSLSLYKPQQSLLRRASAIGLLKASSPGKKSPNSKSSSPKAASPGKKSPKSRSTSPKAATPAKKSPKTPSSVRGSSPSTPTVQGRFSVSRIITPSPVAEDSVTLTPKIPLKRKSMKSTSRKTPIIAKSSVKVIRRSGISRASMKVKNSWVDIVKFGQPKAQVAAPAIKMVTKKTTKKTVSKPQTPARNIKGHVSTGHADSPATIIVGRAHTQSVLHPTGAAPGVVTNIALLKKNMKMDEDLTGITEMYKTPVNERKKRSAINKSVDQTPGGILGTSVVEPSVLNTPEGPGEMVVSPLNLVSTVKDRSYNSEAVQRLLNEDKDSSFVSVLPASEIPSDESSEQKSTKVKTSPVKTPKRQPEQPECLSGSKRITRTPKQKPEPVEDLREKILKTPKQKPEQQECLTGVKRIMKTPKQKIEQQEYLTGVKKIFETPQKEAEALEADDVSLCGVEEPQETPAHVPESEDLSEMADMKTLNAKSSPVLCLEKELDFANEDLQEDKPSDVIDEVPQVDTAKEAVSDEVVNDTKEEPSENESSDVIETISQAAEDESLPEEQPEVNTVKNLSEEQPEVEAVVENLSEEQPEVEEVVENLSEEQPEVDPVVENLSEEQPEVDAVVENLSEEQPEVDAVVENLSEEQPEVDAVVENLSEEQPGVIEISTGQDTEMEAAAVDPIQEKKPVRGRRAKTVEPEAAEDKQDAAEHSEEPVAPTTVRGRRGKKTETTAPSTVQQKTRNRNAKTTEIKDADLTVEESASQPPKIDAKPRRGRNAKKASDDQAEIVATATENAPEAEGEQIPAVEVDHKADESAAPQEQAAPKLRRARKPKQETELSLPEQQDVAKEHSEDPVVPAPVRGRRGKKTEATAAPAVREKTRTRNARSQGNASDDKPEAAPEKSLEMQPVTEIPSEAVSDQSSLINTRQEENDTAPPAEEAVVKPVRGRKTKHTPVEPPQPEPENAEVSDEPQQPIPIVAKPRRGRKMKSDTTEQTGAAEDTVVTVETKQESQPPVRVKRGRNTKREEEKQENDVKTISPETSDVQEPVKKSTRTRKTKEERVKPKEEEIQTVETVAPEEAESLPVAEPLEMNEQVPVTAKPRRRGQKAKQAAESETPVESTEVEEVPAVKPKRGRRGKEATEVAAEVPEALEAEEETAEPDAPVVKPARARGVKTVKNQVSEVIPAKRARRGAATLTEDTRTESTALDLSVPAAEPAKRGKRAAAKPTTDDLTVSSDQVNTSEDLTSAVTEDVKGSKRSVKSKSDHEVFQIPKATPVRAVRGKKSKLVDAESKNTSNDADKTEEKDLSEEVVEAQPIKRARRVTKVTEEMVDPKEDAEAETQPKTRRGRATKK